A region from the Lycium barbarum isolate Lr01 chromosome 8, ASM1917538v2, whole genome shotgun sequence genome encodes:
- the LOC132607334 gene encoding protein RADIALIS-like 1 → MASNWTTKQNKKFEEALVMYDKDTSADKWYNIAKYVGGKSVEEVRRHYDLLVKDITQIENGQVPLPNYRNASETNARGYANEQRLLKNLKLQ, encoded by the exons ATGGCCTCAAATTGGACaacaaagcaaaacaagaagTTTGAGGAGGCATTGGTTATGTACGACAAGGACACTAGTGCTGATAAATGGTATAACATAGCCAAATATGTTGGTGGCAAATCCGTTGAGGAAGTTAGAAGGCATTATGATCTTCTTGTGAAGGATATTACCCAAATTGAAAATGGTCAAGTCCCTTTGCCTAATTATAGGAATGCTTCAGAAACCAATGCTAGAGGATATGCTAATGAACAGAG GCTTCTGAAGAATCTAAAGCTACAGTGA
- the LOC132607335 gene encoding probable disease resistance protein At4g27220 yields the protein MGTEFGSAIVGAVASYLIQPIVRQFGYLFCYKKNVKDLQRQSERLNAMSNGVRRSVDLARGNLQEIAPDVEAWLVEVNQMKPKIQNIENQCLNGRCPNVKSRFVLSRRAKKTTKVVIQLQNEGNGYLSLCGPASLLGMDFFLGTGIYMEFKSRKSTEHDIMEAIKDRNASIIGICGMGGVGKTTMVKTIAKRVREEKLFDEVVMAVVSQQPDLRKIQGEISELLGLKLEEESLSARSSRLRTRLMNVKKILVILDDVWSRLDLEELGIPYGSSHEGCKIVLTSRVRDVCTATRAEKIITVEVLDEEEAWILFRGQTGNCIEAPDLRPIARDVANECKGLPIALVTVGRALQNKHKPLWEDALLQLRKALPTNIPGLLADVYRPLELSYDRIESAEARSLFLLCSLFQEDFNIPIEDLIRYGMGLRMFGGIQNLAEARNRAYTLVEILKDRFLLIEGYKASYVKMHDLVRDVAIFIASQDKHTFLISHNVNLKDWPIEDSYEHCKCISVISKEMSSLPSGLTFTKLDLLQLECDKPQISVPDSFFEGMRALKVLDICHMDMPFLPPSLGFLRNLRAMHLYSCSLEDVSVIGELVNLEILSFRGSDIKVLPAQIGKLKKLRLLDMSGCGDLREIAPNVISSLVRLEELYMGCNFGFRWAVVEEGKERSNASVGELETLSNLSTLEIQIADAKAIPRNMLLSSKLTKYAISIRDVLPNNVEKRFQRAMYLFLPTMAPLADWIRSTLRGTEYLDLVGEGSLNAVKELMPEAFQHVKVLQINNCDILEFLVNTSCIVHGTGVFPILELLNLVDLTSLQEICHGPLPAGSFSKLKELKLDLLECLKSLSIYPNVSLANLRSISINRCPRLQNLFPISVVRGLSQLEELRISDCQMMEEVFSEDVTGDEVVDDKIKFSKLKILRLVDLPMLKAFCKGIEDIEFPSLQFSRIENLPNLPNFSPESSFTAHDDQIIELQTLSVESPHRLKVETAR from the coding sequence ATGGGCACAGAATTTGGTTCTGCTATTGTGGGTGCAGTTGCCTCATACTTGATCCAGCCAATTGTCCGACAATTCGGATATTTGTTTTGCTACAAAAAGAATGTTAAGGACCTTCAACGACAATCAGAGAGACTAAACGCTATGAGCAATGGGGTGCGGCGTTCGGTTGATTTGGCTCGTGGGAACTTACAAGAGATTGCTCCTGATGTCGAGGCATGGCTGGTAGAGGTTAACCAGATGAAGCCAAAGATTCAGAATATTGAAAATCAGTGTTTGAATGGACGGTGTCCCAATGTGAAGTCGCGATTTGTGCTAAGCAGGAGAGCCAAGAAGACAACAAAAGTTGTTATACAACTGCAAAATGAAGGCAATGGTTATCTTAGTTTGTGTGGCCCAGCATCTTTATTAGGGATGGACTTTTTTCTTGGCACTGGAATTTACATGGAATTTAAATCTAGAAAATCAACAGAACATGATATAATGGAAGCAATAAAGGATAGAAATGCCAGCATAATAGGAATATGTGGCATGGGGGGTGTTGGGAAGACCACGATGGTGAAAACAATTGCTAAGAGAGTGAGAGAAGAGAAACTTTTTGATGAGGTTGTCATGGCAGTTGTTAGTCAACAACCAGATTTAAGAAAGATTCAAGGTGAAATTTCTGAGTTATTGGGTCTGAAGCTTGAAGAGGAAAGTTTATCAGCTAGGTCGTCTCGTTTACGGACAAGATTAATGAATGTTAAGAAGATTCTTGTCATTCTAGATGATGTCTGGTCCAGGCTTGATCTTGAGGAACTTGGAATCCCTTATGGGAGTTCACATGAAGGGTGCAAAATCGTGCTAACATCCAGAGTCCGCGATGTCTGTACTGCAACAAGAGCTGAAAAAATCATAACAGTTGAAGTTTTAGATGAAGAAGAAGCGTGGATTCTTTTCAGAGGGCAAACGGGAAACTGTATTGAAGCCCCCGATTTACGTCCTATAGCAAGAGATGTTGCCAATGAATGCAAAGGTCTGCCAATTGCCCTTGTAACTGTTGGAAGGGCGCTGCAAAATAAGCACAAGCCTTTGTGGGAGGATGCCCTTTTACAATTGAGAAAAGCTCTGCCTACTAACATACCTGGACTGCTTGCTGATGTATATCGACCACTAGAGCTGAGCTATGATCGGATCGAAAGCGCTGAAGCCAGGTCTCTCTTTCTACTTTGTTCTTTATTCCAAGAAGATTTTAATATCCCCATCGAAGACTTGATTAGATATGGAATGGGATTACGTATGTTTGGTGGGATCCAAAATTTGGCAGAAGCAAGAAACCGAGCGTATACTTTAGTTGAGATACTTAAAGATCGTTTCTTGCTTATTGAGGGATATAAAGCATCATACGTCAAAATGCATGATCTTGTTCGTGACGTTGCAATATTTATTGCGTCCCAGGATAAGCACACCTTTTTGATAAGCCACAATGTCAACCTCAAAGACTGGCCGATTGAAGACTCCTACGAGCACTGCAAGTGCATCTCTGTGATTTCGAAGGAAATGTCCTCACTTCCAAGTGGACTGACTTTCACTAAACTTGATCTTTTGCAATTAGAATGTGACAAGCCACAGATCTCCGTACCAGATAGTTTCTTTGAAGGAATGAGAGCACTCAAAGTATTGGACATCTGTCACATGGATATGCCATTTCTACCACCATCTCTAGGATTTCTAAGGAACCTTCGAGCAATGCATCTTTATAGCTGCTCCTTGGAAGATGTATCCGTGATTGGTGAGTTAGTGAACCTTGAAATTCTTAGTTTTCGTGGCTCTGATATTAAGGTATTGCCAGCACAAATTGGAAAGCTGAAAAAGTTGAGGTTGTTGGATATGTCAGGTTGTGGCGATCTTAGAGAAATTGCACCAAATGTGATATCAAGCCTAGTTCGCTTGGAAGAACTTTATATGGGGTGCAACTTTGGTTTTAGATGGGCAGTTGTggaagaaggaaaagaaagaagtaaTGCTTCAGTTGGTGAGCTGGAAACGTTATCGAACTTGAGTACTTTAGAGATTCAAATAGCCGATGCTAAGGCTATTCCAAGAAACATGCTTCTTTCCTCAAAGCTGACAAAATATGCTATATCGATAAGAGATGTCCTGCCCAACAATGTCGAGAAACGTTTCCAGCGAGCTATGTACCTTTTCCTACCGACAATGGCTCCGTTGGCTGATTGGATTCGGTCAACATTAAGAGGTACGGAGTATCTAGATTTAGTGGGAGAAGGTTCACTGAACGCAGTGAAAGAGTTGATGCCGGAGGCTTTTCAGCATGTGAAGGTATTGCAGATCAATAACTGTGATATCCTGGAGTTTCTTGTAAACACAAGTTGCATTGTACATGGAACTGGTGTTTTCCCCATTTTGGAGTTGCTGAATCTCGTCGACCTTACCAGTTTACAAGAGATCTGTCATGGTCCTTTGCCAGCAGGATCCTTCAGTAAATTGAAAGAACTGAAGCTCGATTTATTAGAGTGCCTAAAGAGCTTGTCAATATATCCAAATGTTTCACTTGCCAACCTCAGATCCATATCCATAAACAGATGTCCTAGATTACAAAATCTCTTTCCAATTTCAGTGGTCAGAGGGTTGTCACAGCTTGAAGAACTCAGAATCTCTGATTGCCAGATGATGGAAGAAGTCTTTTCAGAGGATGTAACAGGAGATGAGGTTGTGGATGACAAGATTAAGTTCTCCAAATTAAAGATCTTAAGGCTTGTGGATTTACCAATGCTCAAAGCATTCTGCAAGGGAATTGAGGACATTGAGTTCCCCAGTTTACAGTTCTCGAGAATTGAGAACCTTCCGAACCTCCCAAATTTCTCCCCAGAAAGTAGTTTTACTGCTCATGATGATCAGATTATTGAGTTACAAACTCTTTCCGTTGAATCACCACATCGGCTAAAAGTAGAAACGGCTAGATGA